One genomic segment of Musa acuminata AAA Group cultivar baxijiao chromosome BXJ3-3, Cavendish_Baxijiao_AAA, whole genome shotgun sequence includes these proteins:
- the LOC135633304 gene encoding uncharacterized protein LOC135633304, with the protein MWIIQEGEEGEVKATPERTRGGSAGADETAESNGGICFIARLPILQRSQHAGRLESGNGILIASLVTIRYRFRAFVCASSQHDDGLSWRRRKNKFHWWRTVVGSLGKIASESRRHVFIALLLAANRDIAALRRNHH; encoded by the exons ATGTGGATCATCcaggaaggggaagaaggagaagTCAAAGCAACCCCAGAGAGGACTCGGGGTGGCTCAGCTGGAGCAGATGAGACTGCAGAGTCAAATGGAGGAATATGTTTCATCGCTCGACTCCCCATTCTGCAGCGATCTCAACATG CCGGAAGACTCGAGAGTGGAAATGGCATTCTCATCGCCTCCCTCGTCACCATCCGGTATCGTTTCAGGGCCTTCGTTTGCGCTTCATCCCAACATGATG ATGGATTATCATGGAGACGCCGGAAGAACAAGTTTCACTGGTGGCGAACGGTGGTTGGGTCCTTGGGCAAG ATCGCATCTGAGTCAAGGAGGCATGTCTTCATCGCTCTGCTACTCGCCGCCAACCGTGACATTGCCGCTCTTCGAAGAAACCACCACTGA